The following proteins come from a genomic window of Paenibacillus swuensis:
- a CDS encoding polysaccharide lyase 8 family protein: MNIRNQRNVIAVIVLALVFSLFPFFPSDQARAAQPYDGLRSKWKEVLTGGTSYDPTDSVNAQKIADITATAQADLNTMQSGTNRTTCNCLWTSLNSTTDPAHITKSYTKLKGMALAYSTTGSTLKGNTTLRDAIISGMDWMHTNRFYVRTAYGNWWDWEIGIPLAVNDIMILMYSDFTAAQRANWIGAIDHFSPNQAGLDYKYWGANRVWRSMVHVINGIISESSTKMVMARDGLSDLTDGHTGGDSVFTYVTRLDGFYEDGSFIQHGNFAYTGGYGKTLLKDIAHVMYILNGTTWEVTDPNSSNVWKWVYDSYEPLMYKNGLIMDMVRGREISRPTTSNLNAGHQTMVAIIRLSQIAPPGDAYNYKRMIKYWIGNDNSFYSSPLVSLNMIQLGKAIMNDAAVTPRGELVKNKMFADMDRVVHLRPGYGFGLSMHSTRIYNYEYHSGNRENKKGWYTGDGMTYLYDNDTSQYTDDYWPTVNPYRLPGTTVDTQTRTDGSYTNTFGGSNWVGGVSNDQYGAAGMLLKGDGTTLEAKKSWFMFDDEVVSLGTGISSTDNRTIESIIENRKLNASGSNAWTVNGTLQSTSLTQGVKSFNAVSSAHIAGNVSGSDVGYYFPMTPNLKGLREARTNKWSDVNGSNVPEGDPSFTRNYMTMWFDHGANPTAGSYQYVTLPGMSTSQTTAYAGNPDIEVLENSAEVQAVKDNTLNVIGANFWNDQVKGVTVGSRVDFLKSNKKASVLTKETSGEFEISVSDPTQANTGTITIDVGKNATGLLYLDSNITVNQLSPLRITVNVNGSSGKTFKAKFSLNTNTTIVHEAEAVKAVSPITQIHRESVDAGCSAGECMIFEGHGAGDYVLYKVNVPEAKVYNVKVGVKKFHNRGKAQLSIAGTNYGPVIDQYNSTAAFAEQDLGDIAFTSNGWKYFKFSVTDKNALSSDFNLSYDYIKLTPR; this comes from the coding sequence ATGAACATTCGTAATCAAAGAAATGTAATCGCTGTCATTGTGCTTGCGCTCGTATTCTCACTCTTCCCGTTCTTCCCGTCGGATCAAGCGCGTGCGGCCCAGCCTTATGACGGTCTGCGCTCCAAATGGAAGGAAGTTCTGACAGGCGGCACTTCGTATGATCCGACAGACAGTGTTAATGCCCAGAAGATTGCGGATATTACGGCAACCGCACAAGCCGATTTGAATACGATGCAGAGCGGAACGAACAGAACCACATGCAATTGTTTGTGGACAAGCCTGAACAGCACGACGGATCCCGCACATATTACGAAGAGCTACACGAAACTAAAAGGTATGGCGTTGGCGTATTCCACAACAGGCTCAACCCTGAAGGGAAATACGACCTTGCGGGATGCGATCATCAGCGGCATGGACTGGATGCACACGAATCGGTTCTATGTTCGCACGGCTTACGGCAACTGGTGGGATTGGGAAATCGGAATTCCGCTGGCTGTAAACGATATCATGATTCTAATGTACAGTGACTTCACAGCTGCTCAACGTGCAAACTGGATCGGAGCCATCGATCATTTCTCCCCGAATCAGGCGGGATTGGATTATAAATATTGGGGTGCGAACCGGGTGTGGCGGTCCATGGTGCATGTCATCAACGGGATTATCAGCGAATCCAGTACGAAGATGGTTATGGCGCGTGACGGATTAAGCGATCTGACGGACGGCCATACGGGCGGAGACAGCGTATTCACCTATGTGACGCGGCTTGACGGATTTTATGAGGATGGGTCCTTTATCCAACATGGGAATTTTGCCTATACCGGCGGTTACGGAAAGACGCTGCTGAAGGATATCGCGCATGTGATGTACATCCTGAATGGAACCACTTGGGAAGTGACGGATCCGAACAGCAGCAATGTGTGGAAATGGGTGTATGATTCTTATGAGCCTTTAATGTATAAGAACGGTTTGATCATGGATATGGTGCGCGGTCGGGAAATTTCAAGACCTACAACATCCAATCTGAATGCCGGTCACCAGACGATGGTCGCAATCATTCGCTTGTCGCAGATCGCGCCTCCCGGGGACGCCTACAATTATAAGCGCATGATTAAATACTGGATCGGCAACGATAACAGTTTCTACTCGAGTCCGCTTGTCTCACTGAACATGATACAGCTGGGTAAAGCGATCATGAACGATGCTGCTGTGACGCCGCGCGGCGAACTTGTGAAGAACAAGATGTTTGCGGATATGGACCGCGTGGTGCACTTGAGACCGGGCTACGGATTTGGACTTAGCATGCATTCAACCCGAATTTACAACTACGAATATCATTCTGGGAACAGAGAAAACAAGAAAGGCTGGTATACGGGGGACGGCATGACTTATCTCTACGATAACGATACCAGCCAATATACCGACGACTACTGGCCTACAGTAAATCCATACAGACTGCCGGGGACTACAGTAGATACTCAAACCAGAACGGACGGCAGTTACACGAACACGTTCGGCGGAAGCAACTGGGTCGGCGGAGTTTCGAACGATCAATATGGCGCGGCGGGAATGTTGCTGAAAGGGGACGGTACCACGCTGGAAGCGAAGAAATCCTGGTTTATGTTCGATGACGAGGTGGTGTCGTTGGGCACAGGCATTTCGTCTACGGACAACCGTACCATTGAATCAATTATTGAGAATCGTAAATTGAATGCTTCCGGCAGCAATGCATGGACCGTGAACGGAACGCTGCAATCCACTTCCCTGACGCAAGGGGTAAAATCATTCAATGCGGTGAGCAGCGCCCATATCGCGGGTAATGTGTCCGGCTCGGACGTAGGGTATTACTTCCCGATGACGCCGAATCTGAAAGGCTTGCGGGAAGCGCGGACGAACAAGTGGTCCGACGTCAACGGTTCGAATGTTCCCGAAGGCGATCCGTCCTTCACACGGAATTACATGACCATGTGGTTTGATCATGGGGCGAATCCGACAGCCGGATCCTATCAATACGTGACTCTTCCGGGCATGTCGACGTCGCAGACAACAGCCTATGCCGGCAATCCGGACATCGAGGTTCTGGAAAATTCAGCAGAAGTACAAGCGGTGAAAGACAACACGCTTAATGTGATTGGCGCGAACTTCTGGAACGACCAGGTGAAGGGTGTAACCGTCGGCAGCCGTGTGGATTTCCTGAAGAGTAACAAGAAGGCATCCGTGCTGACGAAGGAAACATCGGGCGAATTCGAAATTTCGGTATCGGATCCGACTCAAGCCAATACAGGAACGATTACGATCGATGTGGGCAAGAATGCGACGGGATTACTGTATCTTGACAGCAACATCACGGTAAATCAATTAAGTCCGCTGCGCATCACAGTGAATGTGAACGGCTCCAGCGGCAAGACGTTCAAGGCGAAGTTCAGCCTGAACACGAATACAACGATTGTGCATGAGGCGGAAGCGGTTAAAGCTGTATCCCCGATTACCCAAATACACCGGGAGTCGGTCGACGCGGGTTGCAGCGCCGGGGAATGCATGATTTTTGAAGGACATGGCGCAGGCGATTATGTTCTCTACAAAGTCAACGTGCCTGAAGCCAAAGTGTACAACGTCAAGGTGGGCGTTAAAAAGTTCCATAACCGGGGGAAAGCGCAGCTGTCTATAGCGGGTACGAACTACGGCCCTGTGATTGACCAGTATAATTCTACGGCGGCATTCGCCGAGCAGGACCTGGGAGATATCGCATTCACATCCAACGGGTGGAAATATTTTAAGTTCAGCGTAACCGACAAGAACGCGTTGAGCAGTGATTTCAACCTTTCCTACGACTATATTAAACTTACGCCAAGATAG
- a CDS encoding sensor histidine kinase, translating to MFSTLACLVLPAVITLTVSYYMASDVLKEKAVARGLEATKVIESYVNYIMKDMLHASNYIQFDQEMNHSLVALWNSRQSPEEWGGKFDITSYRKITDILENLSFSGESKYITILLPDGFPVTNYPGYLFNREVTEQSVWKERLAQLSHENTVWIERHPSYIVGDAGVTEPMVTVVRSLKLTPNGPNGYVFVSKLQSQMTSIMADYSSSQEVLLVNEEGVIISHPSKDKIGTVLELGDKAAASEDQAVTSTQQVDKAQYVRVDKRLALNGWFLVSLTPYQDAVGNVSELFGVNLMFQGIFFAVFGVILVVLIGQFTKPVKRLGRIASQVQRGNLGLRSGISGRDEVGLLGVSFDKMLDSVHEMIEQVKLEQTHKRKAELELLQAQINPHFLFNILNSIRLRILMKGDEEIAGIISSLSSLLRMTINRNNEFVTLHEEVTTVKHYVDLMRFRHRESLKLELLVSSDALLAEIPRFTLQPLVENSFLHGMKQYEGVLTIRAWLEGDALILQVEDDGQGMSEYTVELLKRKLAEGHHAALESSGEQGKVSGIGLTNVYERLRIQYGSGFRMDMNSALERGTTITFHIPYTARGESSVHNHVG from the coding sequence ATGTTTTCCACTCTTGCATGTCTTGTGTTGCCGGCGGTGATAACTTTGACGGTTTCCTACTACATGGCGAGCGATGTGCTTAAGGAGAAAGCGGTGGCACGGGGACTGGAAGCGACAAAGGTGATTGAAAGCTACGTAAATTACATAATGAAGGACATGCTGCATGCCTCCAATTATATTCAGTTTGATCAAGAGATGAATCATTCCCTTGTCGCCTTGTGGAATTCACGGCAATCGCCGGAAGAGTGGGGCGGGAAATTCGACATTACCAGTTACCGCAAAATCACCGATATCCTCGAGAATCTCTCATTCTCCGGCGAGTCCAAATATATTACCATCCTGCTCCCGGACGGGTTTCCGGTCACTAATTACCCCGGATATCTGTTCAATCGCGAGGTAACGGAGCAATCCGTTTGGAAAGAGCGGCTCGCACAGCTTTCGCATGAAAATACGGTATGGATTGAACGGCATCCCAGTTATATTGTGGGGGACGCGGGTGTCACTGAGCCGATGGTGACCGTTGTTCGTTCCTTGAAGCTTACGCCGAACGGACCGAACGGTTATGTGTTTGTCAGCAAACTGCAGAGCCAGATGACTTCCATCATGGCGGATTATTCTTCATCGCAGGAAGTACTGCTTGTGAATGAAGAGGGTGTCATTATTTCGCATCCGTCTAAAGATAAGATCGGCACGGTACTGGAGCTTGGCGACAAGGCGGCCGCTTCCGAGGATCAAGCGGTAACCTCCACGCAACAGGTGGACAAAGCGCAGTATGTCAGGGTGGATAAGCGCCTAGCCCTGAACGGGTGGTTTCTCGTCAGCTTGACGCCTTATCAGGACGCGGTGGGCAACGTCAGTGAGTTGTTCGGCGTGAATTTAATGTTTCAGGGCATCTTTTTTGCCGTCTTCGGTGTGATTCTCGTTGTTCTGATCGGCCAATTTACTAAGCCTGTGAAACGATTAGGACGGATTGCCTCTCAAGTGCAGCGGGGGAACCTGGGATTGCGCTCGGGCATTTCGGGCCGGGATGAAGTGGGCTTGCTTGGGGTATCTTTTGACAAAATGCTGGATAGTGTTCACGAAATGATCGAGCAAGTGAAGCTGGAACAGACCCATAAGCGCAAGGCGGAGCTGGAACTTCTGCAGGCCCAGATTAACCCTCACTTCTTGTTTAATATTCTGAACTCCATCCGGTTGCGGATACTGATGAAAGGCGATGAGGAAATTGCGGGCATTATCTCTTCGCTTTCTTCCTTGCTGCGGATGACGATTAACCGGAACAATGAATTTGTCACATTGCATGAAGAAGTAACTACAGTGAAGCATTATGTCGATCTCATGCGGTTTCGTCACCGGGAATCATTGAAGCTCGAGCTGCTGGTTTCATCGGATGCATTGCTTGCTGAGATTCCCCGATTCACCTTGCAGCCTCTGGTGGAGAATTCGTTCCTGCACGGGATGAAACAGTATGAAGGTGTGCTGACCATCCGGGCTTGGCTGGAGGGAGACGCATTGATTCTGCAGGTGGAGGATGACGGGCAAGGCATGTCGGAGTATACGGTAGAGTTGCTGAAGCGCAAGTTGGCAGAGGGACATCATGCAGCTTTGGAATCGTCGGGAGAACAAGGCAAAGTATCCGGCATCGGGTTAACGAATGTTTACGAACGACTCAGAATCCAGTACGGATCGGGGTTTCGGATGGACATGAACAGCGCCCTCGAGCGGGGAACGACGATTACCTTTCATATACCTTATACAGCCAGGGGTGAATCCAGTGTACACAATCATGTTGGTTGA
- a CDS encoding helix-turn-helix domain-containing protein, which yields MLVDDDLPVLEYLSEAIPWNALGLEVQAMCVNGAQAYEHAEQRMPDILLTDIGMPEMDGLTLVNALKLKSKRLRTVILSCHDEFEYAQKAVKLNVDDYVLKETMSAKTLQPILESMVQKLDEETNAQGEREAMRRRSERNKSVSKETFLRQFLSTPLLDERPWISELAQLGMSVQNRVLTPVWGFVHRYTEQEARFHSPEVMSFAIENLLDEALEHQGVVFRMNSREFIILFPTADDLKVNRAEGIADCLQSVQGKLNQYLRMPMTFVTGEPAGDLGQLKKQLSMWAERPEIRFYLPERAVLPHRVMNSQFANRPLFADVSEAMESIRKRLLEENRAGIRELISDWFRAARDAQIHPEQLRNFALRMMMDTQSKLHSLQHFLSSYTTELLHRSVATKETVHELEDWMQSFYEEALTVMATIAKSSRRTEIAEAKRYVELHLHTKISLEEVAGMLHLNPSYFSRLFKKETDMSFIEYVTGQKMEKAKLLLRESGKPIQEIALMLGFETTSYFNKVFKDFTGHKPSEYI from the coding sequence ATGTTGGTTGATGATGATTTGCCGGTGTTGGAGTATTTGTCCGAAGCCATTCCTTGGAATGCGTTAGGGCTGGAAGTTCAGGCTATGTGTGTGAACGGCGCACAAGCTTATGAACATGCCGAACAGCGGATGCCGGACATCCTGTTGACGGATATCGGTATGCCCGAGATGGACGGACTGACTTTGGTGAATGCCCTGAAGCTTAAGAGCAAGCGGCTTCGTACCGTCATCCTTTCCTGTCATGATGAATTCGAGTATGCCCAAAAGGCCGTTAAGCTCAATGTGGATGATTATGTGTTAAAAGAAACGATGAGCGCCAAAACGCTCCAACCCATACTTGAATCCATGGTTCAGAAGCTGGATGAAGAGACGAATGCGCAGGGAGAGCGTGAAGCCATGCGCAGGAGGTCGGAACGGAATAAGTCCGTGTCGAAGGAGACGTTTCTGAGGCAATTTCTGAGCACCCCGTTACTGGACGAACGCCCGTGGATTTCGGAGCTCGCCCAGTTGGGAATGTCGGTGCAGAACCGGGTGTTGACGCCGGTGTGGGGATTCGTGCACCGGTATACCGAGCAAGAAGCTCGGTTTCATTCGCCGGAGGTCATGTCCTTCGCGATCGAAAACTTGTTGGACGAAGCACTGGAACATCAAGGGGTAGTGTTTCGGATGAATTCCAGGGAATTCATCATCCTGTTTCCTACAGCGGATGACCTTAAAGTAAACCGGGCGGAGGGGATCGCGGATTGTCTGCAGTCCGTTCAAGGGAAATTAAATCAATATCTGCGTATGCCCATGACCTTTGTTACCGGGGAACCTGCGGGAGATTTGGGTCAGCTGAAGAAGCAGCTATCGATGTGGGCGGAACGTCCGGAAATCCGGTTTTACTTGCCGGAGCGAGCGGTATTGCCTCACCGGGTGATGAATAGCCAGTTTGCGAACCGTCCGTTATTTGCTGATGTCTCCGAGGCAATGGAGTCCATTCGGAAACGGTTGCTGGAAGAGAATAGGGCGGGGATTCGGGAGCTGATTTCAGATTGGTTCCGCGCCGCTCGGGATGCGCAGATCCATCCGGAACAGCTTCGGAATTTCGCTCTGCGCATGATGATGGATACACAGTCCAAGCTGCATTCCTTGCAGCACTTTCTCAGCAGCTACACCACCGAATTGTTGCATCGGAGCGTCGCGACGAAAGAGACGGTTCATGAGCTGGAGGATTGGATGCAGTCCTTCTACGAGGAGGCTTTAACGGTGATGGCTACAATCGCGAAGTCGTCCCGCCGCACCGAAATTGCGGAAGCCAAGCGGTATGTCGAGCTCCACTTGCATACGAAGATCTCGCTTGAGGAAGTTGCGGGCATGCTGCATCTGAACCCGAGTTATTTCAGCAGGCTGTTCAAGAAGGAGACCGACATGAGCTTCATCGAATATGTGACCGGCCAAAAGATGGAGAAAGCCAAACTGCTGCTACGGGAATCAGGTAAACCGATTCAGGAGATCGCGCTGATGCTGGGTTTTGAGACGACAAGCTACTTTAATAAGGTGTTTAAGGATTTCACGGGGCATAAGCCGAGCGAGTACATATAG
- a CDS encoding carbohydrate ABC transporter permease — protein sequence MAHMAELTKNQAAFTKPIALSKRKMNVQAWRETLAGYVFIGPMLIFLIIFTIIPILLSLVLSFTDWSFVSPIQEINFVGLQNYKTLTQDDVFLTSAKNNLVLVLVVPVTMMISLILSIVIHKHVYFKDLFKVIYFMPYISSVVAVAIVFQVLFHPSFGPVNQMLTSIGIDNPPMWLADMDYALPSVMMIMVWIGIGFNLIIYMAALQSIPGDLYEAADIDGANGWVKFRSITLPLVSPTSFFLLITGIISSFKVFDLIAVLTQGGPAHSTSVVVYYLYTSAFESLKTGYASSIAWFLFLGVFLITLIQWYGQKKWVNY from the coding sequence ATGGCACACATGGCTGAGCTAACCAAGAATCAGGCCGCATTCACCAAGCCAATCGCACTGTCCAAACGTAAAATGAACGTTCAAGCATGGAGGGAAACCCTGGCGGGATACGTGTTTATCGGTCCGATGCTAATTTTCCTGATCATCTTCACCATCATTCCGATTCTGCTGTCGCTGGTTTTAAGCTTCACCGATTGGAGTTTCGTCTCTCCGATTCAGGAGATTAACTTTGTCGGTTTGCAGAATTACAAGACGCTGACGCAAGATGACGTTTTCCTGACCTCCGCGAAGAATAACCTGGTCCTCGTGCTGGTGGTGCCGGTTACGATGATGATTAGTTTGATTTTGTCCATTGTCATTCATAAACATGTGTATTTCAAGGACCTCTTTAAGGTCATTTATTTCATGCCCTACATATCGAGTGTAGTTGCGGTTGCGATTGTGTTCCAGGTGCTCTTTCACCCTTCTTTCGGACCCGTCAATCAGATGCTGACTTCGATCGGTATTGATAATCCCCCGATGTGGCTGGCGGACATGGACTATGCACTGCCTTCCGTCATGATGATTATGGTGTGGATCGGCATCGGCTTTAATTTGATTATCTACATGGCCGCGCTGCAATCCATCCCGGGCGATCTGTACGAAGCGGCTGATATCGACGGCGCGAACGGCTGGGTTAAATTCCGCAGCATTACCTTGCCGCTGGTGTCTCCGACCTCCTTCTTCCTGCTGATTACCGGAATCATTAGCTCTTTCAAGGTGTTTGATCTAATCGCGGTTCTGACCCAAGGCGGCCCGGCACATTCAACGTCCGTTGTCGTGTATTATTTGTATACGTCGGCGTTCGAGAGTCTCAAGACAGGCTATGCCTCGTCGATTGCGTGGTTCCTGTTCCTGGGCGTGTTCCTGATTACGCTGATTCAATGGTACGGTCAGAAGAAATGGGTCAACTACTAA
- a CDS encoding ABC transporter substrate-binding protein: MFKKQWLPTVLSTLLAASMLAGCGSNNTNEPAAATNGKTNTAETNAPVTIKFHTWEKKEVYAPLVDAFQKKNPDIQVDVVTLVENNSNETIKKLDLMTATNDEMDVFQLTGDAIAQRAKSGVLEPMDAYIEKEGVKYEDEYHYEFKLDNKVYGLPFKMGPDFVMINKAHLDEAGLPVPTDWTWEEFKDYAKKLTKGEGAAKRYGAHFHEWGYFHYLMLRSNSSTDKTIIKDDGVTNNVDHPLVKKSLELRNQMENIDKSATPYVDVISQKIPYRNQYFNGKTSMLPIGSWMIAESGGNDKIPATFQTVFAPMPKQNKTDPSYTGGVADPIVIYSKSKHKEAAYTFARFFTTEGSGLTKQLSAWKKADQGKIVDDIVASTKTPENVDKASLMHVIKVSQLGKPGQAIPFLSDAEKAFKAEAEKYLLGKQDVDTTVKNAKESVQKVIDANKK; this comes from the coding sequence ATGTTTAAGAAACAATGGCTTCCAACGGTGTTATCAACCTTGCTCGCGGCTTCCATGCTGGCCGGTTGCGGCAGCAATAACACCAATGAACCTGCGGCTGCAACGAACGGAAAGACCAACACCGCAGAAACCAACGCACCCGTAACGATCAAGTTCCACACTTGGGAGAAGAAGGAAGTATACGCGCCTCTTGTGGACGCATTCCAGAAGAAGAATCCGGATATTCAAGTAGACGTCGTCACACTGGTAGAGAATAACTCCAATGAAACGATCAAGAAACTGGATTTGATGACGGCGACGAATGACGAAATGGATGTGTTTCAGCTAACAGGAGATGCCATAGCCCAGCGGGCCAAAAGCGGTGTATTGGAGCCGATGGACGCTTATATAGAGAAGGAAGGCGTGAAGTACGAGGACGAGTACCACTATGAATTTAAGCTGGACAATAAAGTGTATGGTCTTCCTTTCAAAATGGGCCCGGATTTCGTGATGATCAACAAAGCGCATCTGGATGAAGCGGGACTTCCTGTGCCGACGGACTGGACCTGGGAAGAGTTTAAAGACTACGCCAAGAAGCTGACCAAGGGCGAAGGCGCGGCCAAGCGGTACGGCGCGCACTTTCACGAGTGGGGTTACTTCCACTACCTGATGTTACGTTCCAACTCCTCAACGGACAAAACGATCATTAAAGACGACGGAGTAACGAACAATGTGGATCATCCGCTGGTGAAGAAGTCTTTGGAGCTCCGCAATCAGATGGAGAACATCGACAAGTCCGCCACGCCTTACGTGGATGTGATCTCGCAGAAAATTCCTTACCGGAACCAATATTTCAACGGCAAAACAAGCATGTTGCCCATCGGTTCATGGATGATCGCTGAATCCGGCGGCAATGACAAGATTCCGGCAACGTTCCAGACCGTATTCGCCCCGATGCCGAAGCAGAATAAAACGGATCCGAGCTATACCGGCGGTGTCGCAGATCCAATTGTTATTTATAGCAAATCCAAGCATAAAGAAGCCGCATATACATTCGCCCGTTTCTTCACAACCGAAGGCAGCGGCTTGACGAAGCAGTTATCAGCTTGGAAGAAAGCGGATCAAGGCAAGATTGTCGACGATATTGTCGCTTCCACCAAGACACCAGAGAATGTAGATAAAGCATCCCTGATGCACGTTATTAAAGTATCCCAGTTAGGTAAACCGGGGCAGGCCATTCCCTTCCTGAGCGACGCGGAGAAAGCGTTCAAGGCGGAAGCAGAGAAATATCTGTTGGGGAAACAAGACGTGGACACAACGGTTAAGAATGCCAAAGAATCTGTACAGAAAGTGATTGATGCGAACAAGAAATAA
- a CDS encoding pentapeptide repeat-containing protein, with product MEIIDQQEDTQKVVVRNSNLTGAEFENCFVEVVSFRKVSLPKFRVECADLSGANFKDVNMSRMFITDANLSDLEIDGAQLGGAYIHNIGLPPKGHPAYREDQGRQRPLRFEMCEMAGSTITSSDLSGVNIEGCNIEGLTIDGIDVSKLLKRYQLEGQPEGKSLQE from the coding sequence ATGGAGATTATCGATCAGCAGGAGGACACGCAAAAAGTCGTGGTACGGAATTCAAATTTAACGGGAGCTGAGTTCGAAAATTGCTTCGTGGAGGTAGTTTCATTCCGTAAGGTATCGTTGCCCAAGTTCCGCGTCGAATGCGCAGATCTGAGCGGAGCGAATTTTAAGGACGTCAATATGTCGAGGATGTTCATCACCGATGCGAACCTGTCGGACCTTGAAATTGACGGGGCTCAGTTAGGCGGAGCTTATATTCATAATATCGGACTGCCGCCAAAAGGGCATCCAGCCTACCGGGAAGACCAAGGGCGCCAGCGCCCGCTGCGATTTGAAATGTGCGAGATGGCGGGCAGCACGATAACCTCCTCTGATCTTAGCGGCGTTAATATTGAAGGTTGTAACATTGAAGGGCTCACGATTGACGGCATTGACGTTTCGAAATTGCTCAAGCGCTACCAATTGGAGGGACAACCGGAAGGCAAGTCGCTTCAGGAGTAA
- a CDS encoding SAM-dependent methyltransferase, whose translation MDRNRFSQIAHRLHDFHNPVSEDKIERIIRLLPLQAGQTVLDIGAGKAELLFRIVERFGAHGIAIEEHEGSMDDAKRRAFGRIHEEEVTFLREDAKLVLPQLGEHMMDLGICIGSSHALGGLDATLEALNTMVRPGGYVLLGEGYWKKTPDAVYLEALGATEDSMLTHNGNIEAAMKAGMIPLYSLVASEDDWDAYESLYAYSAEQYAFEHPENPDREAMLARIREWQRMYRQWGRDTMGFGLYLMRRG comes from the coding sequence ATGGATCGCAACAGATTTTCGCAAATCGCGCACCGCCTGCATGACTTTCACAACCCCGTTTCCGAGGACAAAATAGAGCGCATCATCCGCCTCCTCCCCCTGCAAGCCGGACAAACCGTCCTGGACATCGGCGCGGGCAAGGCGGAGCTGCTGTTCCGCATCGTTGAGCGCTTCGGCGCGCACGGCATCGCCATCGAAGAGCATGAAGGCTCGATGGATGACGCGAAACGCAGAGCTTTTGGCCGTATTCACGAGGAGGAAGTAACATTCTTGCGGGAGGATGCGAAGCTTGTGCTGCCACAGTTAGGCGAGCACATGATGGATCTCGGCATCTGCATCGGATCCTCCCATGCCTTGGGGGGACTGGATGCAACGCTGGAGGCATTGAACACGATGGTTCGGCCGGGCGGGTACGTTCTGCTGGGCGAAGGATACTGGAAGAAGACTCCTGATGCCGTTTATTTGGAGGCTTTGGGCGCAACCGAGGACAGCATGCTGACACATAACGGGAACATCGAAGCGGCGATGAAGGCCGGGATGATCCCGTTATACAGCCTTGTGGCGAGCGAGGATGACTGGGACGCTTATGAAAGCTTGTACGCTTACAGCGCGGAACAATATGCGTTCGAGCATCCGGAGAATCCCGACCGCGAGGCGATGCTGGCCCGCATTCGGGAGTGGCAGCGGATGTATCGTCAGTGGGGCCGGGATACGATGGGTTTTGGGTTGTATTTGATGCGGAGAGGTTAA
- a CDS encoding carbohydrate ABC transporter permease, whose product MQHFNWVKSITTLIMLAVGIVFLLPFLWMLSASMKMEADVFNYPIEWIPTQWNAWNNYKEVWTGEYPFMTYYLNSIKVSVLTTVTSVLVSCMAAYGFAKVKFKGRDVIFMIVLVTYMIPHPTIIVPQFLVYRYLGLFDTHVGLILLGSFSVLGTFMLRQFFMGIHNEFIESAKIDGAGHTRTFFSIALPLVRPAIATYAILRFIWTWNDYQNPLVFLRSDHLFTIQLGIRKFASESGDFYSLIMAGSVSAIIVLVVIFILGQKHVIEGISLGGVKG is encoded by the coding sequence ATGCAACACTTTAATTGGGTCAAAAGCATTACAACACTCATCATGTTAGCCGTCGGCATCGTGTTCTTGCTACCGTTCCTGTGGATGCTGTCCGCTTCCATGAAGATGGAAGCCGATGTGTTCAATTATCCGATCGAATGGATTCCTACCCAGTGGAACGCGTGGAACAATTATAAAGAGGTGTGGACCGGGGAGTACCCGTTCATGACCTATTACTTGAACTCCATCAAAGTGTCGGTGCTTACGACGGTCACATCGGTTCTTGTTTCCTGTATGGCGGCTTACGGCTTCGCCAAGGTGAAATTTAAAGGAAGAGATGTTATCTTTATGATCGTGCTCGTTACTTACATGATCCCTCACCCTACGATTATCGTGCCACAGTTTCTGGTGTATCGGTACTTGGGGCTGTTCGACACCCATGTCGGTCTGATCCTGTTGGGCTCCTTCAGCGTATTGGGAACGTTCATGCTCAGACAATTCTTCATGGGGATCCACAACGAGTTCATCGAGTCCGCGAAGATAGATGGAGCGGGACACACGCGCACCTTCTTCTCCATTGCGCTGCCGCTGGTTCGCCCGGCCATCGCGACCTATGCAATCCTTCGGTTTATATGGACCTGGAACGATTATCAGAATCCGCTGGTGTTTCTGAGGTCGGATCATCTGTTCACCATCCAGTTGGGTATTCGTAAATTCGCCTCCGAAAGCGGAGATTTCTATTCCCTGATCATGGCAGGTTCGGTATCGGCGATTATTGTGCTGGTGGTCATCTTTATTTTGGGCCAAAAGCATGTCATTGAAGGGATTTCCCTGGGCGGCGTGAAAGGTTGA